From Larimichthys crocea isolate SSNF unplaced genomic scaffold, L_crocea_2.0 scaffold20964, whole genome shotgun sequence:
ATGATGATGTGCCAGAGCTGAGATATTCTAGCAACATCTACAAAGCTATCTATGCAGTGGCTCATTCATTGCACAGCATCCTAAAGTGCTCCACAAGTCAGGGATGTGACAAGACTATAAATGTTACTCCCTGGCAGGTAAAAATAACTGATTGGTACATTTCTTATATGATCATATATGATCAAATAATATGTTAACATATTGTCTTAATGCGTTTTAGGATCAAATAATATGTTAACATATTGTCTTAATGCGTTTTAGGTAGTGGAGGCATTGAAGCAGGTAAATTTTACCATTAAAAATGGCGATGAGGTGTGGTTTGACAGCACTGGTGCGACTATTGCTTGGTATGAGGTGGTGAACTGGCAGCGTGGATCAGATGGCTCAGTCCAGTTTAAACCTGTAGGCTACTATGATGCCTCTCTACCTCCTGGACAGAATTTTGTTCTCAACACTGAAGCCATAATGTGGCTTGTAAAAAGTAATATCTGtcattttcctttatttaaaGTTgcctgtgtcagtgtgcagtgagAGCTGTCGTCCAGGAACTCATAAAGTCCTTCAGAAAGGAAGACCAGTCTGTTGCTATGACTGCATACCATGTGCAGAGGGAGAAATCAGTAATAGCACAGGTAATACAACACATCTGAGCTATGGCAGTTATCATACATTGTTTGCTTGTCACTCTCTGTGTATCATGTTAAAGTTCGCTATGGTGCAGTC
This genomic window contains:
- the LOC113744803 gene encoding extracellular calcium-sensing receptor-like: DVPELRYSSNIYKAIYAVAHSLHSILKCSTSQGCDKTINVTPWQVVEALKQVNFTIKNGDEVWFDSTGATIAWYEVVNWQRGSDGSVQFKPVGYYDASLPPGQNFVLNTEAIMWLLPVSVCSESCRPGTHKVLQKGRPVCCYDCIPCAEGEISNST